The proteins below are encoded in one region of uncultured Fibrobacter sp.:
- a CDS encoding M48 family metalloprotease: MSSATLTLALLLAIEFVARLVLEIRERRLTQMRGGIFAVLRLIPLLNDIVPLPENRKEPAENEFVKKHEEGHASLRHGILRNLAKIALLLLAVWLFAFLLASHGMSLVESVLWLHLAAIPFRTLFHLYCWHQEYEADRYAFDKLGKKVAKAAMRNLAESEIPYTKLFAVVYREHPTVAIRSQKILNKEIKAA, from the coding sequence ATGAGTTCTGCCACGCTGACACTCGCCCTATTGCTTGCCATTGAATTCGTGGCACGCCTCGTGCTTGAAATTCGCGAGCGAAGGCTTACGCAAATGCGCGGCGGCATCTTTGCCGTACTGCGTTTGATTCCTTTGCTGAACGACATCGTGCCGCTGCCGGAGAACCGTAAGGAGCCTGCCGAAAACGAATTCGTGAAAAAACACGAAGAAGGCCACGCGAGCCTGCGTCACGGCATTTTGCGTAACCTCGCGAAAATCGCCCTGTTGCTGTTGGCCGTATGGCTGTTCGCCTTCTTGCTTGCAAGCCACGGCATGTCGCTTGTGGAATCTGTGCTGTGGTTACACCTGGCGGCCATTCCGTTCCGCACCCTATTCCATCTTTACTGCTGGCACCAGGAATACGAAGCCGACCGCTACGCCTTCGACAAGCTCGGCAAAAAGGTGGCCAAGGCCGCCATGCGAAACCTCGCCGAAAGCGAAATCCCGTATACAAAATTGTTCGCAGTGGTTTACCGCGAACATCCGACGGTCGCCATACGCAGTCAAAAGATTTTGAACAAAGAAATTAAAGCGGCTTAA